The Klebsiella sp. RHBSTW-00484 genome includes a window with the following:
- the nudF gene encoding ADP-ribose diphosphatase, with protein MRDVNQQGITFSKNDVEIIARETLYRGFFSLDLYRFRHRLFNGGMSGEVTREIFERGHAAVLLPFDPVRDEVVLVEQIRIAAYDTSESPWLLEMVAGMIEEGESAEDVARREAVEEAGLDVGRVKPVLSYLASPGGTSERLSILVGEVDATTAKGIHGLADENEDIRVHVVSREQAYQWVEEGKIDNAASVIALQWLQLHYHNLRNEWTK; from the coding sequence ATGCGTGACGTCAATCAGCAGGGGATTACCTTCTCTAAAAACGATGTAGAAATTATTGCACGCGAAACGCTTTATCGCGGTTTTTTTTCGCTCGATTTATACCGTTTTCGCCATCGCTTGTTTAATGGTGGCATGAGTGGTGAAGTGACCCGCGAAATTTTTGAGCGCGGGCACGCCGCAGTCTTGCTACCCTTTGACCCGGTGCGTGATGAAGTCGTGCTTGTCGAGCAGATCCGCATTGCCGCGTATGATACTAGCGAGAGCCCGTGGTTGCTCGAGATGGTCGCCGGTATGATAGAAGAAGGAGAGTCTGCTGAAGATGTCGCCCGCCGTGAAGCGGTTGAAGAGGCGGGACTTGATGTTGGGCGAGTAAAACCGGTCCTGAGCTATCTGGCGAGCCCCGGCGGTACCAGCGAAAGGCTATCCATCCTGGTCGGCGAAGTGGATGCGACGACGGCAAAAGGAATTCATGGACTGGCCGACGAAAATGAAGATATTCGGGTACATGTGGTGAGTCGGGAGCAGGCTTACCAGTGGGTGGAAGAGGGGAAGATCGACAACGCGGCCTCTGTCATCGCGCTGCAATGGCTGCAATTGCATTATCACAATTTACGAAATGAGTGGACAAAATGA
- a CDS encoding DUF1249 family protein — translation MKRYTPDFPEMMRLCETNFAQLRRLLPRTDAVGEMASYQVGNAQYRLTIVESTRYTTLVAIEQTAPSVSYWSLPSMTVRLYHDAMVAEVCSSQQIFRFKARYDYPNKKLHQRDEKHQINQFLADWLRYCLAHGAMAIPVC, via the coding sequence ATGAAGCGTTATACACCTGACTTCCCTGAAATGATGCGACTGTGTGAAACCAATTTTGCTCAGTTGCGCCGCTTGCTGCCTCGAACGGATGCGGTGGGTGAGATGGCGAGTTATCAGGTGGGCAATGCGCAATACCGATTAACGATCGTCGAGTCGACCCGCTACACTACATTAGTGGCGATTGAGCAGACGGCGCCGTCGGTGAGCTACTGGAGCCTGCCGTCAATGACGGTACGACTCTATCACGACGCAATGGTCGCTGAAGTGTGTTCAAGTCAGCAGATCTTTCGCTTCAAAGCGCGGTATGATTATCCTAATAAAAAGTTGCATCAACGCGACGAAAAGCATCAAATTAATCAGTTTCTGGCCGACTGGCTGCGTTACTGTTTAGCACATGGAGCGATGGCGATTCCGGTTTGTTAG
- the cpdA gene encoding 3',5'-cyclic-AMP phosphodiesterase — protein MESLLNLPLAGEARVRILQITDTHLFAEKHETLLGINTWESYQAVLDAIHASQRECDLIVATGDLAQDHSSAAYQHFAEGIASFAAPCVWLPGNHDFQPAMYSTLQESGISPAKRVLLGDHWQILLMDSQVFGVPHGELSDFQLEWLEHKLAEVPERYTLLLLHHHPVPSGCGWLDQHSLRNAGALDCALAAFPRVKHLLCGHIHQELDLDWNGRRMMATPSTCVQFKPHSANFMLDIVSPGWRWLELHPDGTLTTEVCRLEGVKFHPDIASEGY, from the coding sequence TTGGAAAGCCTGTTAAACCTACCTTTGGCTGGTGAGGCCAGAGTCAGGATCTTACAAATTACTGATACTCACCTGTTTGCTGAAAAACACGAAACGCTGTTAGGCATCAATACCTGGGAAAGCTACCAGGCCGTGCTGGATGCCATCCACGCCTCACAGCGTGAATGCGACCTGATTGTTGCAACGGGCGATCTGGCGCAAGATCACTCTTCCGCGGCTTATCAGCATTTTGCTGAAGGCATCGCGAGTTTTGCTGCACCCTGCGTTTGGCTGCCGGGTAATCATGACTTCCAGCCAGCGATGTATAGCACGCTACAGGAATCCGGAATCTCCCCGGCTAAACGCGTATTACTGGGCGACCATTGGCAAATATTGCTGATGGACAGCCAGGTTTTCGGTGTCCCGCATGGCGAGCTGAGTGATTTTCAACTGGAGTGGCTTGAGCACAAGTTAGCCGAGGTGCCTGAGCGGTACACTTTGCTACTGTTACACCACCATCCAGTGCCGTCGGGCTGTGGCTGGCTGGATCAACATAGTCTACGTAACGCCGGGGCGCTTGATTGCGCGCTGGCCGCTTTTCCTCGCGTTAAGCATCTGCTGTGCGGTCATATTCACCAGGAGCTGGATCTTGACTGGAACGGGAGGCGAATGATGGCAACGCCATCGACCTGTGTGCAGTTTAAGCCGCATAGCGCTAACTTCATGCTGGATATCGTCTCTCCAGGCTGGCGCTGGCTGGAATTACATCCTGACGGCACGTTGACCACTGAAGTTTGTCGCCTTGAGGGCGTTAAATTTCACCCGGATATCGCTTCA